Within Sandaracinaceae bacterium, the genomic segment GTCTAGTAACCTGCTCTCCGCCGCCGTCATCAAACCGTACATCTACTGGGTGCTCTCTCGCTACGAGTTCGGGGCCGCTCAGGCTTCGGGCGACTTCGATGGCGACGGCTACGCTGAACTCGCCGTGTCGGACCCTGGCGCAGGTGTGAGCGGCGAGGTCTACCTGTACGAAGACGAAGGCGTCGGGTCGTACACGGATTCCTGGACTCGGCGGTTGAGTCAGAACGATGTGACTGTAAGTTCGAACGAGCCTGGAGACGACTTCGGCTGGGCACTCGCTGCAGCCGACTTCAACAACGACGGCTATGACGACCTAGCGGTTGGTACACCCGGTGAGCGCTGGGGCCTCGGCCCCCAAGCCGGCACGGTCTACCTTTTTCGAGGCAGTGCCTCAGGGTTGGTCTACTGGCATCGACTCGACCAGCAGACGCCGAACGACATTTCAACGGGATCCAACCAACCCGGAGAGAGATTCGGAGCGACGCTCGCGGTAGGCAACTTCGCCAACGGGTCGAACCCTGATCTGGTCGTCGGAGCCCCCCGCGAACTTCGCTTCAACGACGGGAACGACAACCTACGTCCGGGGGGCGTACACATCTTCTTCAGCCCGGCTGGATCGGGGTCGACCGTCAACCTGACGTACTGGAAGCGATACGTTGGGCCCTCCGTCGACTCGGACAACGCAGAGAGGCTCGGGTTTTCATTGGCGGTGGGCGACTTCGACAACGACGGAAATGACGATGTCGCCGCAGGCGCCGTACAGGATGAGGCCACCGCAGGCAACCGCGACCCCGGGCTCGTCAGAATCTGGGAGCCAGCCACAAATCAGACTTGGTGGATTCAATCGCCCGCCGTCACCTGGGGTGAGGCCTTCGGCTGGGCCCTCGCCGCAGCAGACTTCAATGATGATGGGGCGGATGACCTCGCGGTAGGCGCGCCGGGGGCGCGGATCGGCAGCAATACAAGCGGCATTGTGCACGTGTTTCTGCAGAATGCGGCAGGACTCTCGTATCACCACTCCCTCGACCAGGCCGGCTTCAGCTCGAGCGAAGATGGAGACTTCTTGGGCGGCGCACTCACGGCCAATGATGTCGATGGTGACGGCTGGGTCGAACTCTACGCCGGGGCTCCAGCAGAGGACTGGGGCTCCAACGAGCGAGGGATCGTGTTCGTGTATGAGTGGAGCACCTCACAGGCAGCTCTCCAAGGACAGAAGTACCTTCTACCGAGTTCTAGCGGATACGAGTCGTTCGTGGGGGCAACGTTGGGAACGACCACCACATTTGCCCTCTTCGGGTGGGCACAGATGGTCGCCGTGTCGGGTGGAGGAGGGACTCCTGTGACCCTGTATGGCGATTCCAGCATCGTCGAGAAGGATACCCTGCACTGAAGATGCGTCCCCGGTGCTCCGGGCCTTGCGCACGATGATCCATCCGGGCGAGGCATGGCCATCGGTGTGCGGCCTTGTACTTCACCAGTCGTCTTGGAACTCCGACGGGTCGAAG encodes:
- a CDS encoding FG-GAP-like repeat-containing protein; translated protein: MPHSTHQGVVRRAGGVSPTVNSVRFHLLAVTLLAASCAFDAAPEQEAVGASTEAILSGTPITAAQTPYVQVNPGCSGTLIRNDWVLTAGHCVPNSAESDPQTLSVVDLNQPSNTASARQVFRARGFDAALIRLANPMIVNGSTTGWRLPIAWGRASSHVGKAATCRGRGPSTCGGSDSGVLRQRTATLSNERRTFEELQIIPGITEGGDSGASCTISSGGQDYLVGMNVAGGCGASSNLLSAAVIKPYIYWVLSRYEFGAAQASGDFDGDGYAELAVSDPGAGVSGEVYLYEDEGVGSYTDSWTRRLSQNDVTVSSNEPGDDFGWALAAADFNNDGYDDLAVGTPGERWGLGPQAGTVYLFRGSASGLVYWHRLDQQTPNDISTGSNQPGERFGATLAVGNFANGSNPDLVVGAPRELRFNDGNDNLRPGGVHIFFSPAGSGSTVNLTYWKRYVGPSVDSDNAERLGFSLAVGDFDNDGNDDVAAGAVQDEATAGNRDPGLVRIWEPATNQTWWIQSPAVTWGEAFGWALAAADFNDDGADDLAVGAPGARIGSNTSGIVHVFLQNAAGLSYHHSLDQAGFSSSEDGDFLGGALTANDVDGDGWVELYAGAPAEDWGSNERGIVFVYEWSTSQAALQGQKYLLPSSSGYESFVGATLGTTTTFALFGWAQMVAVSGGGGTPVTLYGDSSIVEKDTLH